TGGCACCGAGGGACATCATGTTCAGAGTAATGTCCATTTGCTGCAGACAGAGCACGGCAATGAGCAGTGATAAAGGTATCGAGATGATCGAGATGATGGTGGAACGGATGTTGCGCAGGAAGATCATAATGATGATCACGGCGAACAGCGCTCCGTATAAGGCTTTAAAGAGCATGGTATGAACGGAATCCTCGATCGGCTTGCCTTGATCCAGCATGATCGTCAGGTCCATGCCCGGATATAGTTCCTTAAGTTCTTCTGCCTTGTCCTTGACGCTGTTAACAACATCCACCGTATTTGCGTCGTTTGCTTTAACGACTTGAACACCGATGGATTCTTTGCCGTTCGTCCGGGAGATGGACTCCGCTTTACCGATGACTTCAATATCGGCAATTTCACCTAACTTCACGGTAGGGATACCGAAGGAATCGAGTCCATTAGGCGTTCCTGCTTGCGGAGAAGTGCCAGGCGCTTGCTGACCTGCAGCGGGTGGTTGACCTGCATTTTGCCCAGCAGAACCGGCATTTGCACCACCATCCGCTCCAGCAGCCGGTGTCCCCCCAGCGGCAGGTGATCCGGCTCCAGCAGCCGGTGTCCCCCCAGCGGCAGGTGATCCGGCTCCAGCAGCCGGTGTCCCCCCAGCGGCAGGTGATCCGGCTCCGGTAGCATTTGAGCCACTGACCGGCATAACCGGAATAGCGATGTTTTTCAAATCATCGATGCCAATGATGCCGCCATCAACCGCGACGGCCTTTTGTGACTGTTCCATCTCGAACAGTCCGAGTGGTGCATACAGAGCAGAGCCTTGAACAATTCCTTTAACGGTATCTTCCGTAAGGCCGAGCTCATCCATTTTCTTCTGGTTAAATTTCAGCTGTACTTCATTAACGAATTGGCCGGAAACCTGAAGGGAAGCAACACCATCCAAATCTTCCAGCTTCGGTACGATGTCGTTCTCAGTAATGCGTGTAAGCTCATCAAGGGATGTGCCTTCCTTATTCGCGATACTTAAGGATACGACTGGCATGGAGCTCATGCTAAACTTGGAAATTTGAGGTTTCTGCACACCATCCGGCAGCTTGACCTCGTTGAGTGCTTCCCGGACCGCTGCCGTAGCGTTATCCAGATCAGCGCCATAATTGAATTCGACCATAAGATTGGACACATTCTCCATCGATGTGGAGGTGACCGTCTTAACCCCGTCCACATTCCGAAGCCGTGTTTCGAGCGGTTTGCTTACATCCTGTACTACGCCTTCAGGCGCTGCCCCCGGATAAATGGCCGTGACACTCAGGAAGGGAACATTAATGTTCGGTATGGTCTCCTGTTTCATGGTCATTCCGCTGTACAATCCACCGAAAATAATAATGATTGTCAGCAGCCAGATGGCAAATTTGTTGCGAAGTGAAAAGTTAATAATTCCTTTCATAAGGCGGTTGTTTCTCCTCTCCAAAAAATCTTTTTTTGTCTATGAATCTACAGGCTTTCCTTGAATCTCATCCATCAGATGCAAGATAAAGATCCAGGACACTGTGGATTGTTGTTTTCAGTTCTCCGTACAGCTCCTTCATGCCTTCAATCCCTTCAAGGTTCCGGAGCATGCCTTGCAGCACCACCCGGCGGGGATGAAGTTCGAGCAGTTCCTTCTCCATCAGACTGAGTGAGTCCAGACAATCGCGCCGGACGTCTGGTTCCAGAGGGAGTTCTTTAAGCTGAACTTTCATCGACTTGATGACCACCAGAGGGTGACGTGAGAAGTGAGACTCCTCTGGAGGAATGCCATTAAGCCGTTCCCAAGTTTCTATAGGTACAAGAGGATCTGGGCGCCTGCGCAGCAGGCTGTCTGTCACATCATCAAGCATGACAACAAGGTGGTCCGCCAAAATACCAACATTCAGCGGCAGGCCTGGCATGAATAAAAACCGGATGTACGAGCCCAGCATGCCACCGACAAACATCCCAATTTCCATCGTGTAAGGCGTAATCTCAGCGCCGTATACGGAAGAAAGCTTATTTTTAAACCACAGAAGAGCTTTACCTATTTCTTGGTGAGCACATTGACGATCAAAAGGGGACTTGCCAGGTCCGGGATTCTCGTGAGTTTGCTTCAGCAAAAACTCGCGTACCTCCAGGAAATGTACCAGGAGCACCTCAGTTTGCTTGCGCAGCTGCTCCTTCGGTGCAAGTTGAGATTCCTGGTCTACTTTAACAACTTCATCCCGGATCCGGAGAGCAATATGTTCATAGATACTTTTCTCCAGTTCCTCTTTGGATTTAAAATGGAGATACAGGCTGCCCTTCGACATCCCGCATACTTCTGCAATCTCCTGCATGGAGGTCGCGGCAGACCCCTTAGTAGAAAACAGCTGCATGGCGGTCACCAAAATTTGTTTGCGTTTCTCCGCCGTCTTATCCGACAATCTTTCATTCACCTCGCCCAAGAACTATGTAGTTCTACGATTGACCCATTGGTCAAAATTAATTATATATAAAAAAAACGACCGTTACAACTTTATGTAACGGCCGTTCTTTTGAACAATTAAGTGAGAACTTTTAAGCCTACAGCAGCGCATAGAATCATGGAAATAAACAACACTCTGCGCCATTCCTTCGGCTCCCCGAACAGAAACATGCCGGTTACAGCACTGCCTACCGTACCGATACCGGTCCAGATAGCATAAGCGGTTCCCATTGGAATTGCTGTCATCGCATAGGACAGAAGAGAGAAGCTGCC
Above is a window of Paenibacillus uliginis N3/975 DNA encoding:
- a CDS encoding TetR/AcrR family transcriptional regulator, with the protein product MNERLSDKTAEKRKQILVTAMQLFSTKGSAATSMQEIAEVCGMSKGSLYLHFKSKEELEKSIYEHIALRIRDEVVKVDQESQLAPKEQLRKQTEVLLVHFLEVREFLLKQTHENPGPGKSPFDRQCAHQEIGKALLWFKNKLSSVYGAEITPYTMEIGMFVGGMLGSYIRFLFMPGLPLNVGILADHLVVMLDDVTDSLLRRRPDPLVPIETWERLNGIPPEESHFSRHPLVVIKSMKVQLKELPLEPDVRRDCLDSLSLMEKELLELHPRRVVLQGMLRNLEGIEGMKELYGELKTTIHSVLDLYLASDG
- a CDS encoding DMT family transporter; the protein is MAWIALIFAGLFEVTGVIGIKGVSQRKGLAYLTLLITSFAGSFSLLSYAMTAIPMGTAYAIWTGIGTVGSAVTGMFLFGEPKEWRRVLFISMILCAAVGLKVLT